The Sulfurimonas aquatica genomic sequence TGAGGTTACGCTATCCGAACGACTTTGTAATAATATTATATGGAGAAACTTATGAAAAAAGTTCTATTTTTAATGCTAGCTCTTGCAACTGCTGCAATGGCATCTGACGGAGAGGTTGCTAACCAAACTCTTAAAGCTTACTCAATGATCGCTGCTGGTCTTGGTCTTGGTCTTGCTGCTCTTGGTGGTGCTATCGGTATGGGTCATACTGCTGCTGCGACTATCGCTGGTACTGCACGTAACCCAGGTTTAGGCGCTAAGCTTATGACTACAATGTTCATCGCTCTTGCAATGATTGAAGCACAAGTTATTTATGCACTAGTAATTGCTCTTATAGCACTTTACGCTAATCCATATTTAGGATAGTCTTTAGACTAATCTAGATACCCTCTTAAAAGCTTTAACTCTTTGTAGTTAAAGCTTTTTTCTTTTTAAAAAAATGCGATCGTGGTGGAACGGTAGACACGCGGGCTTGAGGGGCTCGTGCCTAACGGTGTGAGGGTTCAAATCCCTCCGATCGCACCATCTTTATGCCCAACTTAAGGGTTTTCAAAACAAAATCAAATATAATCAAAAATAGTTTAACTTAAGAATATTACTAAGGATAAAGTATGCAAACAATGACAGAAGAGTTAAAAGAGAATACATACAAAGATGAAAATGAAAATTTAATAGAATATTTTGTGGATACAGTAGCGTTTCAAAAGAGTGATAAAGAGTTTTATACATACTTACCTGATCCAGATTTTCTAAATAGTGGACGATATACACCGCCAAAAGGCCATGAAGGTTTTGATATTAATAAGTTTAT encodes the following:
- a CDS encoding F0F1 ATP synthase subunit C — translated: MKKVLFLMLALATAAMASDGEVANQTLKAYSMIAAGLGLGLAALGGAIGMGHTAAATIAGTARNPGLGAKLMTTMFIALAMIEAQVIYALVIALIALYANPYLG